TCCTTTGAATATGAGTGGCTTAATATTGTTAGCAATGAAAATGTGGGATGTTATTGGTGTACAAAAGTAGAATCATTAAAGGCTGAAAGTGCTAAACATTTGCATATTTCAATAGAGCGGAAATCATGTTCAGCAAAAGCTCACGGAgcaaacaaagaaaatttacaatcaTCAATGaggaaaaaattgaaagaataaTAACATAATCAATCATCTACACATAAAAAAGcagaagaaatattaaaattagctgaaaaaaatactatttcGAAAACCTTCGATGTCGCAAATGAACAGTATTTAAAGAGCacgaaaaacattttcaatactATCTATTtcgttattaaaaataataaaccattcagtgattttaaaaatttaatagatttatagaaaaaaaataatgtaaatttgGGAGTTTCATTGCATTCAAGATTTATTGTCCCAGTTGTCGCAAAACTCATCTCTACAGAAAAAAGAAGAATCATTTTTGACAAAATGATAAATACTGgttgtaaaatttcaattattattgataaagcTTTAACTATTTCCCACAAAGccgttttaataatttatttgaaatccgAAATTCAAGATGTCGAAGATAGTGTAtcagtttttattgatcttgtTGAATTAGAGGGAGCaacatcaataataatttttgaaactatAATATCAGTACTTgaaaaacatggttttaatgaaaaatatttgtacgaAAATCTTATCGGATTTTACTCAGACGGTGCTAGTGTAACGTTAGGAAAAAAGGCTGGAGTATCAgcaaaaacattagaaatattTCCAAATATTAGCACTTGCCATTGTTTAGCTCATTGCATTCAGTTATCGCTAGATGATGtaataaaagaagtaaataattttagatattttctcaataaactttatgtttattatCATACTTCAAACAAACATCAACgggaattaaataatatatctaaagaaCTTGAAAATGAAGTACAAAAAATTGGTAGAATATTTGGCCCTCGGTGGGCACCATGGGGGCCCTCGGTGGGCAGCATTCGGCCCTCGGTGGGCAGCATAGCACTAGGACCGCTAAAGCAGTTTGGAAATCTTATCAGGCTTAAATCTTAATCTTTTATATTCACTTTATTCGTAATCAAGAAATTGGAATAGTgtcatatttgaaaaatgaaaactttttgaGAGACTTAGGTCTAATACTCGACATCATAGAAGAAATCTCAATACTTTCTACAGCTTTACAAGAAAGAAATGTTTCATTAATAAGAGCAGATAGATTAATAAGACGAACAATAAATGtaattcaacatttaa
This Hydra vulgaris chromosome 04, alternate assembly HydraT2T_AEP DNA region includes the following protein-coding sequences:
- the LOC136079204 gene encoding E3 SUMO-protein ligase KIAA1586-like: MINTGCKISIIIDKALTISHKAVLIIYLKSEIQDVEDSVSVFIDLVELEGATSIIIFETIISVLEKHGFNEKYLYENLIGFYSDGASVTLGKKAGVSAKTLEIFPNISTCHCLAHCIQLSLDDVIKEVNNFRYFLNKLYVYYHTSNKHQRELNNISKELENEVQKIEIGIVSYLKNENFLRDLGLILDIIEEISILSTALQERNVSLIRADRLIRRTINVIQHLKLNKGTYEKEAGDIIKTKKYNIPFEINGKKSSIVFSRDKFYDSLVKHIKTRLLFDDINEKYNDLLNPETWQGDIW